One Leptotrichia hongkongensis genomic window carries:
- a CDS encoding helix-turn-helix transcriptional regulator has translation MKINRLFEIVYLLLEKRAITAKDLAEHFEVSVRTIYRDIDILSSAGIPVYFQRGKSGGIKLMDSYIINKSLLSQNEQNEILYALQSLNATNYPNNNKTLSKLRTIFNKKSDNWIKIDFSRYNCDDSTLFEKIKEAILTKQTVKFNYFNTKGEHYERTADPLNLWFKEKAWYLFAYCHKKNDIRQFKITRIKNLTLTNEYFEKTIKDFEINNKKSMVKNIKIIVEIDKSQAYRIYDEFSEENINKMENGNFEIIMEYPENEWVYGYLLSFGEHLKVKEPERIKKIMFEKIAKMKENYK, from the coding sequence ATGAAAATCAACAGATTATTTGAAATTGTATATTTATTGCTGGAGAAAAGAGCTATTACTGCAAAAGATCTTGCTGAACATTTTGAAGTGTCTGTCAGAACAATTTATAGAGATATTGACATTCTCTCTTCTGCTGGTATTCCAGTATATTTTCAAAGGGGAAAATCTGGTGGAATAAAATTAATGGATAGCTATATCATAAATAAATCGCTACTTTCACAAAATGAGCAAAATGAAATACTTTATGCCCTTCAAAGCTTAAATGCCACTAATTATCCTAACAACAATAAAACTCTTTCAAAATTAAGAACTATTTTTAACAAAAAGTCAGACAACTGGATAAAAATAGACTTTTCAAGATATAATTGCGATGATAGTACTTTATTTGAAAAAATTAAAGAGGCAATATTAACTAAACAAACCGTAAAATTTAACTATTTTAACACAAAAGGCGAACATTATGAAAGAACAGCAGACCCTTTAAATTTATGGTTTAAAGAAAAAGCATGGTACTTATTCGCCTATTGCCACAAAAAAAATGATATTCGTCAATTTAAAATAACAAGAATTAAAAATCTGACTTTAACAAACGAATATTTTGAAAAAACAATCAAAGACTTTGAAATAAATAACAAAAAAAGTATGGTAAAAAATATAAAAATCATAGTTGAAATAGACAAATCACAGGCATACCGTATTTATGATGAATTTTCTGAAGAGAATATAAACAAAATGGAAAATGGCAATTTTGAAATTATAATGGAATATCCTGAAAATGAATGGGTTTACGGCTATCTTCTATCTTTTGGAGAACATTTGAAGGTAAAAGAGCCAGAGAGAATAAAGAAAATTATGTTTGAAAAAATTGCAAAAATGAAAGAAAATTATAAATAG
- a CDS encoding C40 family peptidase, protein MKKILMLTGALIISAVSFADLQSTIKNHYSNKTIDLAVVSKPKPREVNSGGTSSTAVRDQIISFAQTKLGSPYVWGATGPSSFDCSGFVGYVFKKAANVNLPRVSSSQATFKPRISSMNMKKGDLVFFETTGKGRISHVGIYMGNRQFIHASSGSRRVTVSSLDSDFYNKTFRWAINPFS, encoded by the coding sequence ATGAAGAAAATATTGATGCTAACTGGAGCTTTGATTATTTCTGCTGTATCATTTGCAGATTTACAAAGTACAATCAAAAATCATTATAGTAATAAAACTATAGATTTAGCTGTTGTATCAAAACCTAAACCAAGAGAGGTGAATAGTGGTGGAACTTCTTCCACAGCAGTAAGAGATCAAATTATCTCTTTCGCACAAACAAAATTAGGTTCACCGTATGTTTGGGGAGCAACTGGTCCTAGCAGTTTTGATTGTTCAGGCTTCGTTGGTTACGTATTCAAAAAAGCTGCTAATGTAAACTTGCCTAGAGTTTCAAGTTCACAAGCAACATTTAAACCAAGAATTTCATCAATGAATATGAAAAAAGGTGATTTGGTATTTTTTGAAACAACTGGAAAAGGTCGTATTTCTCACGTAGGAATCTACATGGGTAATAGACAGTTTATTCATGCTTCTTCTGGAAGTAGAAGAGTAACAGTTTCTAGTTTAGACAGTGATTTTTACAACAAGACATTTAGATGGGCAATTAATCCATTTAGTTAA
- the mreC gene encoding rod shape-determining protein MreC, with protein sequence MKLDDFSEKKSTGRAVLILIIIIIIMFAFKNRITSSFTFLDGITQSVNFRLVKVKSMLYTQVLKLKSRVNDISYVEDYAENNKNRDFELQKNKVQNMELAYLKEENEKLRQMLGMRQKNPAEFIAADVALVENGNSSEKMYINKGSAQGIKINLPVMFDGYLIGKISKVSEEYSEVTLLTSKTSKLSVVLNGSDQQILRGNGNGTFSVQNYNEGKVDKNTIFNIETSGVSDVLPKGIRIGSFKVTEVNAFNKMKEIRFKPSFNIFDIQSVLVYKWSVNDIINTQIQNQVKAEEQQNKENSQTN encoded by the coding sequence ATGAAATTAGATGATTTTTCTGAGAAAAAGAGCACAGGTAGAGCAGTTCTGATTTTGATAATAATAATAATAATAATGTTTGCCTTTAAAAATAGAATTACAAGTTCATTTACATTTTTAGATGGAATAACTCAGTCAGTAAACTTTAGGTTAGTAAAAGTAAAAAGTATGTTATATACTCAGGTTTTAAAATTAAAATCACGAGTTAATGATATTAGTTATGTTGAAGATTATGCTGAAAATAATAAAAATAGAGATTTTGAATTACAGAAAAATAAAGTTCAGAATATGGAACTTGCATATTTAAAAGAAGAAAATGAAAAATTACGGCAAATGCTAGGTATGCGTCAAAAAAATCCAGCTGAATTTATAGCAGCAGATGTTGCACTTGTGGAAAATGGTAATTCATCTGAGAAAATGTATATAAATAAGGGGTCTGCACAAGGAATAAAAATAAATCTGCCAGTAATGTTTGACGGTTATCTTATTGGAAAAATTTCTAAGGTAAGTGAAGAATATTCAGAAGTGACTCTGTTAACAAGTAAGACTTCAAAATTAAGTGTCGTTTTAAATGGTTCTGATCAACAAATATTACGTGGAAATGGTAATGGAACTTTCTCTGTGCAAAATTATAATGAAGGTAAAGTAGATAAAAATACAATATTTAATATAGAAACTTCTGGAGTTAGTGATGTTCTGCCAAAAGGAATAAGAATAGGAAGTTTCAAAGTAACTGAAGTAAATGCATTTAATAAAATGAAAGAAATTAGATTTAAACCAAGTTTTAATATATTTGATATTCAAAGTGTGTTAGTTTACAAATGGAGTGTTAATGATATAATAAATACTCAGATACAAAATCAAGTGAAGGCTGAAGAACAGCAAAATAAAGAAAATTCACAAACAAATTAA
- the recO gene encoding DNA repair protein RecO: MKIIKTNCIVLKKVEMREADLLVTLFSKDYGKIMATAYGIRKSKKRDVISLNPLNKVEVTLIQKNNYYIVKDVEIIQNFKHIMKDIEKLEISLYVLDSIDKIYYTTDENGDFFDKLVEILSFIDVLPYIKKGYKYYILLSFLRRIMIEQGIYDINEISLILEKEKSENIRKYKEILKISKNSLENSEIQEKMEMYVDFLKKIVIIFEDFINSNLQTKIKLKKFIMEEFYGN, encoded by the coding sequence ATGAAAATAATAAAGACAAATTGTATTGTTTTAAAGAAAGTAGAAATGAGAGAGGCGGATTTACTCGTAACATTGTTTAGTAAAGATTATGGAAAAATCATGGCAACAGCATATGGAATTCGAAAATCAAAAAAAAGAGATGTTATTTCTTTAAATCCGCTTAATAAAGTTGAAGTAACACTTATACAAAAGAATAATTACTATATTGTAAAAGATGTAGAAATAATCCAAAATTTTAAACATATTATGAAAGATATTGAAAAATTGGAAATTTCATTATATGTATTAGACAGTATAGATAAGATTTACTATACAACAGATGAAAATGGAGATTTTTTTGATAAATTAGTAGAAATATTAAGTTTTATTGATGTTCTTCCATATATAAAAAAAGGCTATAAATATTATATTTTATTATCATTTTTAAGAAGAATAATGATAGAACAAGGAATTTATGATATAAATGAAATTAGTTTGATACTAGAAAAAGAAAAATCGGAAAATATTAGAAAGTATAAGGAAATTTTAAAAATTTCAAAAAATAGTTTAGAAAATTCTGAAATTCAGGAAAAAATGGAAATGTATGTAGATTTTCTAAAAAAAATAGTTATAATTTTTGAAGATTTTATAAATTCAAATTTACAAACTAAGATAAAATTAAAGAAATTTATTATGGAGGAATTTTATGGAAATTAA
- a CDS encoding PTS sugar transporter subunit IIA produces MEIKNVADYIKVDTINLNLESKNKNAVIKELYGNLKKTNLIKDEEQGLNDILAREEMGSTGIGKRIALPHAKTKAVDELIVTFGISRNGIAYNSVDDENVNIFFMFLCPENKSQEYLKVLARISRLIREDRFIDNLLKAESNEQIIEIIRTEEMNG; encoded by the coding sequence ATGGAAATTAAAAATGTTGCTGATTATATTAAAGTTGACACAATAAATTTAAATTTGGAATCAAAAAATAAAAATGCAGTAATTAAAGAATTGTATGGTAACTTAAAAAAAACAAATTTAATAAAGGATGAAGAACAGGGATTAAATGATATTCTTGCAAGAGAAGAGATGGGTTCAACTGGAATTGGTAAAAGAATAGCGTTACCACATGCAAAAACAAAAGCAGTAGATGAATTGATTGTGACTTTTGGAATTTCAAGAAATGGAATAGCATATAATTCAGTAGATGATGAAAATGTAAATATTTTCTTTATGTTTCTATGTCCAGAAAATAAAAGTCAAGAATATTTAAAAGTATTGGCAAGAATATCAAGGTTAATAAGAGAAGACAGATTTATAGATAATTTATTGAAGGCTGAATCAAATGAACAAATTATTGAAATTATTCGAACAGAAGAGATGAATGGATAA
- the nrdR gene encoding transcriptional regulator NrdR, which translates to MRCPFCGYENTKVVDSRAYFEGNSIKRRRECEKCGKRFTTHEKVAELSLVVVKKNGEKQPYLREKVYNGIVRAFENRHIDVEKIEETIDKIEREILTSYSGEIKSSELGEKILSYLIDLDEIAYVRFASVYKKFDSLDSFIKEIEKIRNDKDKQDRHKNLKI; encoded by the coding sequence ATGAGATGTCCGTTTTGTGGTTATGAAAATACAAAAGTAGTGGATAGCCGTGCTTATTTTGAAGGAAACTCAATCAAACGACGGCGTGAATGTGAGAAGTGTGGTAAAAGATTTACCACTCATGAAAAAGTTGCTGAATTATCATTGGTTGTTGTAAAGAAAAATGGTGAAAAACAGCCATATTTACGCGAAAAAGTCTATAATGGAATTGTAAGGGCGTTTGAAAATAGACATATTGATGTAGAAAAAATAGAAGAAACAATAGATAAGATTGAGCGTGAAATATTGACTTCATATTCAGGTGAAATAAAATCAAGTGAATTAGGTGAAAAAATACTTTCATATCTAATAGATTTAGATGAAATTGCCTATGTGAGATTTGCCTCAGTTTATAAAAAATTTGATAGTTTAGATAGTTTTATAAAAGAAATAGAAAAAATAAGAAATGATAAAGACAAACAAGATAGACATAAAAATTTAAAAATATAG
- a CDS encoding FtsB family cell division protein — protein sequence MRKLRIIGNIIFFSLVVYFIGQSARIFFNKRSMQNNLISTDKEIKELNDKKNRLLSQEKNSDEDEKTEKFARNNLNLKKEGEETYKISE from the coding sequence ATGAGAAAGCTACGTATAATAGGAAATATCATATTTTTCAGTTTAGTAGTTTACTTTATTGGGCAAAGTGCAAGAATCTTTTTTAATAAAAGATCTATGCAAAACAATTTGATTAGTACAGATAAAGAAATAAAAGAGCTTAACGATAAAAAAAATAGATTATTAAGTCAAGAAAAGAATTCAGATGAAGATGAAAAAACTGAAAAATTTGCGAGAAATAATTTGAATTTAAAAAAAGAAGGAGAAGAAACTTATAAAATTTCAGAATAA
- a CDS encoding S1C family serine protease gives MNIKKMIVIINVLICSFMFGDDGSVKKALVKVYAAHQMYNYASPWQNGQDYNSTATGFIIDGNRIITNAHAVLNEKFLQVRKEGDSRKYKANVKFISEEYDLAMIDVEDKSFFNGTATLKLGTLPQIQDNLTVYGYPLGGDKLSTTRGIVSRMEHNTYTLTNQKFLIGQTDAAINSGNSGGPVLSNGRVVGVAFAGLTQADNIGYFIPVNIVNNFLDDIKDGTYDGPPKLGIQWAKLESTSQRQMLGLKNDSKGIIIKKVFTNSPFYGVLQRNDVLLKLDGQNIESDGTIEFRKNEKTDFNFINQEKKYGQNLSYEIIRDKKVQKGQVTLKKTDIKYSVVKSTKLQDAPSYYVYGGLIFEPLTTNYITALSQARPSNTLAAIYDREDLFKDYNGLVILVRVLPFDVNLGYSELENKIITKVNGQKYKDFNDFVQKVKNTNSEFIVFEDEDSNEIVLDVAKVKAQKAELMDNYNISHEMSSDIR, from the coding sequence ATGAACATAAAAAAAATGATTGTAATAATTAATGTCCTTATATGTAGCTTTATGTTTGGAGATGACGGTTCTGTAAAAAAAGCTCTTGTAAAGGTTTATGCAGCTCATCAGATGTATAATTATGCATCACCTTGGCAAAATGGGCAGGACTACAATTCTACAGCAACAGGATTTATAATTGATGGAAACAGAATTATTACAAATGCGCATGCCGTATTAAATGAAAAATTCCTACAAGTTAGAAAAGAAGGAGATTCTAGAAAATACAAGGCAAATGTAAAATTTATCTCTGAAGAATATGATTTGGCTATGATTGATGTGGAAGACAAGTCGTTCTTTAATGGGACAGCTACATTAAAATTAGGAACATTGCCTCAAATTCAGGATAATCTTACGGTTTACGGGTATCCGCTTGGTGGGGATAAACTTAGTACGACTAGAGGAATAGTTTCTAGAATGGAGCATAATACGTATACTTTAACAAATCAAAAATTTTTAATAGGGCAAACTGATGCCGCCATTAATAGTGGAAATAGTGGAGGACCTGTTTTAAGCAATGGAAGAGTTGTTGGAGTTGCATTTGCGGGACTTACTCAAGCAGATAATATAGGATATTTTATTCCTGTAAATATAGTTAATAATTTTTTAGATGATATAAAAGATGGAACTTATGATGGACCACCAAAATTAGGAATACAATGGGCAAAACTTGAAAGTACATCACAACGTCAAATGTTAGGATTAAAAAATGATTCAAAAGGTATTATTATAAAAAAAGTTTTCACAAATTCGCCATTTTATGGAGTTTTACAAAGAAATGACGTATTGTTAAAATTAGATGGACAAAATATTGAGTCAGATGGAACAATTGAGTTTCGTAAAAATGAAAAAACAGATTTTAATTTTATAAACCAGGAAAAGAAATACGGACAGAATCTAAGTTATGAAATCATAAGAGATAAAAAAGTTCAAAAAGGACAAGTTACATTAAAGAAAACAGATATAAAGTATAGTGTTGTAAAAAGTACAAAATTACAGGATGCACCATCATATTATGTATACGGGGGATTAATATTTGAACCTCTTACAACAAATTATATTACAGCACTTTCTCAAGCACGACCATCAAATACACTTGCTGCAATATATGATAGAGAAGATTTGTTCAAGGATTACAATGGATTGGTGATTTTAGTAAGAGTTCTTCCATTTGATGTGAATCTTGGATATTCTGAGCTTGAAAATAAGATAATTACGAAGGTTAATGGACAAAAATATAAGGATTTTAATGATTTTGTACAGAAAGTTAAAAATACAAACAGTGAATTTATTGTTTTTGAAGATGAAGACAGTAATGAAATAGTACTTGATGTGGCAAAAGTTAAGGCTCAAAAAGCAGAATTGATGGACAACTATAACATTTCACATGAAATGTCGAGTGATATAAGATAA
- a CDS encoding ABC transporter permease: MVEFFIAFKHIIERKFQSIFSVLGVAIAVTVFIVSLTVSNGLDKNMINSLLTMSPHILIKNKKSTFFENYNEIIEKIKKIDGVKAVIPQINSQSIIKSNGLAKGVLADGISPENVKNGLNLKIVEGNDNIAELNSVLVGEQLAIEMNLQVGKEISLVSAENKEIKLIVRGIFKTGFLDYDSNLAIVPLKTMQILSEQGESATEIGIKVEQPQKVENVLNQVKNVVNHNEYGVISWKTINQNLLKAVQFEKFVLIAILSLLLVIASFAVSVILNMIVREKIKDIGILKSIGYTNKNVRRIFTIEGLIIGVFGMILASGLSPLVLIGLKILFKEYMKGGTYYLEELPLYISQKELLIIYGVTFVVVFLSTIFPAARAARLKPVEALKYE; encoded by the coding sequence ATGGTAGAATTTTTTATTGCATTTAAGCATATTATTGAAAGAAAATTTCAAAGCATATTTTCAGTTCTTGGAGTTGCTATTGCAGTAACAGTTTTTATTGTTTCATTAACTGTTTCAAACGGACTGGACAAAAATATGATAAATTCATTATTGACAATGAGTCCACATATTCTTATAAAAAATAAAAAATCAACTTTTTTTGAAAATTATAATGAAATCATAGAAAAAATAAAAAAAATAGATGGCGTAAAAGCTGTTATCCCGCAAATAAATAGTCAATCAATAATAAAAAGCAATGGTTTGGCAAAAGGTGTGCTGGCTGATGGAATTAGTCCAGAAAATGTAAAAAATGGCTTAAATCTAAAAATAGTAGAAGGAAATGATAATATTGCAGAGCTTAATTCAGTTCTTGTTGGTGAACAATTAGCGATAGAGATGAACTTGCAAGTTGGGAAAGAAATAAGTCTTGTGTCTGCTGAGAATAAAGAAATAAAATTAATTGTCCGAGGTATTTTTAAAACAGGATTCTTAGATTATGATTCAAATCTTGCGATTGTACCATTAAAAACTATGCAAATTTTATCTGAACAAGGTGAATCTGCGACAGAAATTGGAATCAAGGTTGAACAGCCTCAAAAAGTTGAAAATGTATTGAATCAAGTAAAAAATGTTGTTAATCATAATGAATACGGTGTGATAAGCTGGAAGACGATAAATCAGAATCTTTTAAAAGCAGTACAGTTTGAAAAATTTGTGTTAATTGCGATTTTAAGTTTACTTCTTGTCATTGCAAGTTTTGCTGTATCGGTAATTTTAAATATGATTGTACGTGAGAAAATTAAGGATATTGGAATTTTGAAATCAATTGGATATACAAATAAAAATGTTCGAAGAATTTTTACTATAGAAGGATTGATAATTGGCGTATTTGGGATGATTTTGGCAAGTGGATTGTCGCCACTTGTACTTATAGGGTTAAAAATTTTATTTAAGGAATATATGAAAGGTGGAACTTATTATCTGGAAGAGTTGCCTTTGTATATTTCACAAAAGGAACTTCTTATTATTTATGGAGTAACATTTGTAGTTGTATTTTTGTCAACAATCTTCCCAGCAGCTAGAGCAGCCAGATTAAAACCTGTGGAGGCGTTAAAATATGAATAA
- a CDS encoding ABC transporter ATP-binding protein: MNKIIELKNVNKIYKTKVENIHILKNINLAFNKGDFISIQGKSGSGKTSLLNILGLLDEPTDGEIYIGGEKIHYKNEKAKTAIRNKKIGFVFQFHYLLNEFTALENVMMPALVNKNMNKNEIKKKAKELLALVGLAKRIKHKPMELSGGEKQRVAIARAMINDPDIILADEPTGNLDTETSNMINELFMKINQERNQSIIIVTHSLELANLATYKYKIENGEFNMILPTIQF, from the coding sequence ATGAATAAAATAATAGAATTGAAAAATGTTAATAAAATTTATAAGACAAAAGTTGAAAATATTCATATTCTAAAAAATATAAACTTAGCGTTTAACAAAGGAGATTTTATTTCTATACAAGGTAAGTCAGGAAGCGGGAAAACATCCCTTTTAAATATACTTGGTCTTTTAGATGAGCCGACTGATGGAGAAATTTATATAGGTGGAGAAAAGATACACTATAAAAATGAAAAAGCAAAAACAGCAATAAGAAATAAAAAAATAGGATTTGTTTTTCAATTTCACTATTTGCTAAATGAATTTACAGCACTTGAAAATGTTATGATGCCTGCACTTGTAAATAAAAATATGAATAAGAATGAAATTAAGAAAAAAGCAAAAGAACTGCTTGCACTAGTGGGACTTGCAAAACGTATAAAACATAAACCAATGGAGCTTTCAGGAGGGGAAAAGCAGCGTGTGGCAATAGCAAGGGCAATGATTAACGACCCTGATATAATACTGGCTGATGAACCTACAGGAAATCTTGACACAGAAACAAGTAATATGATAAATGAACTATTTATGAAAATAAATCAAGAAAGAAATCAGTCAATAATAATAGTTACTCATAGTCTGGAACTAGCAAATTTGGCTACTTATAAGTATAAAATTGAAAATGGTGAATTTAATATGATTTTACCAACAATACAATTTTAG
- the dinB gene encoding DNA polymerase IV translates to MEKEKIYLHYDMDAFFAAIEQRDNKELRGKPIAIGHGVVTTASYEARKYGVKSAMPTVQAKRLCPNLIVVSLRKGVYFEEGRRIQGLIKNVLKKSEFTSVDEGYIDITEFIRNKNMKLDKRDEILKIERFIKKFKKFIYDNSKLTCSVGIGFSKISAKIASDIDKPNGYFIFRNREHFLDYIYNKELGIIPGIGKKTREVLKLFNITNVFQLYEIEKNELIRRFGESKGEYLYNAIRGLHSSEINTDRKRQSYGHEVTFNQEENDILALHAELKKQSERLSSKLIEKNEFAKTITIKIRYSNFVTHTRSKTLKSATNDVNEIYEAAIENLEFFEKKDEVRLIGVQLSSILKSNVVQLSFDDLK, encoded by the coding sequence ATGGAAAAAGAAAAAATTTATCTGCATTATGATATGGATGCCTTTTTTGCTGCAATTGAGCAAAGGGATAATAAGGAACTTAGAGGAAAGCCTATTGCAATAGGGCATGGAGTTGTTACAACGGCAAGCTATGAAGCTAGAAAATATGGAGTAAAATCTGCAATGCCAACAGTTCAGGCTAAACGGCTATGTCCAAATCTTATCGTTGTGAGCCTTAGAAAAGGTGTTTACTTTGAAGAGGGCAGAAGAATACAGGGATTAATAAAAAATGTATTGAAAAAATCCGAATTTACATCTGTTGATGAAGGTTATATTGATATTACAGAATTTATTCGAAATAAAAATATGAAACTTGATAAAAGAGATGAAATTTTAAAGATAGAGAGATTTATAAAAAAATTTAAAAAATTTATTTATGATAATTCTAAGCTTACTTGCTCAGTTGGTATAGGTTTTAGCAAGATAAGCGCTAAAATTGCAAGTGATATTGATAAGCCAAATGGTTATTTTATATTTAGAAACCGTGAACATTTTTTAGATTATATTTATAATAAGGAGCTTGGGATAATTCCAGGAATTGGAAAAAAAACAAGGGAAGTATTGAAATTATTTAATATAACGAATGTCTTTCAACTCTATGAAATTGAAAAAAATGAGTTAATCAGAAGATTTGGAGAAAGTAAAGGAGAATATCTGTATAATGCTATTCGTGGCTTGCATTCTTCTGAAATAAATACAGATAGAAAAAGACAGTCTTATGGACACGAAGTTACTTTTAATCAGGAGGAAAATGATATTTTGGCATTACATGCTGAATTAAAAAAGCAATCCGAAAGATTGAGCAGCAAACTTATTGAAAAAAATGAATTCGCTAAAACTATTACAATAAAAATCAGATATTCCAATTTTGTAACACATACCCGTTCAAAGACTTTGAAAAGTGCAACGAATGATGTAAACGAAATATACGAAGCAGCAATCGAAAATCTAGAATTCTTTGAAAAAAAAGATGAAGTACGACTTATTGGGGTACAGCTGAGTTCAATTTTGAAAAGTAATGTAGTTCAGTTGTCATTTGATGATTTAAAATAG
- the cdd gene encoding cytidine deaminase → MTLNEKEILDYIDEINLLLEKAYVPYSKFPVAALLIDNNGKKHKGVNVENASFGLTLCAERNAITTAVTENMEKIKVLVVTGNTPEPISPCGACRQVIREFSDNDTVIILANKDKKYKITSLEELLPYSFGPEDL, encoded by the coding sequence ATGACTTTAAATGAAAAAGAAATATTAGATTACATTGATGAAATAAATCTCTTGTTAGAGAAAGCCTATGTACCTTACTCAAAATTTCCTGTAGCAGCATTGTTAATCGATAATAATGGAAAAAAGCATAAAGGAGTAAATGTTGAAAATGCATCCTTTGGACTTACTCTCTGTGCCGAACGTAATGCGATTACAACAGCGGTTACTGAAAATATGGAGAAAATAAAAGTACTTGTTGTAACAGGAAATACACCTGAGCCAATTAGCCCTTGTGGAGCGTGTAGACAGGTAATAAGAGAGTTTTCTGACAACGATACAGTAATAATTTTAGCAAATAAAGATAAAAAATATAAAATCACTTCATTGGAAGAGCTTTTGCCATATTCATTTGGACCAGAAGATTTGTAG